In Halalkalicoccus subterraneus, a single genomic region encodes these proteins:
- a CDS encoding transporter: MSLLDAAMNGAHLGFAGLWVGSVIFLTVAVLPLAREGAFDAAPLETVTSRLQWISRISALALFASGGHLAGTRYTVDSLFGSAQGHLVLVMLTLWFLLALLVELGSKKLATGFAQRKVRQPAHEARPYFLVASLVGVLLFVDAGFLSVPTAIPV, from the coding sequence ATGTCGCTTCTCGACGCCGCGATGAACGGGGCCCACCTCGGGTTCGCCGGACTCTGGGTCGGCAGCGTGATCTTCCTGACAGTCGCCGTTCTCCCGCTGGCACGGGAAGGGGCGTTCGACGCCGCTCCGCTCGAAACCGTCACCTCCCGACTGCAGTGGATCTCTCGGATCAGCGCGTTGGCGCTGTTCGCGAGCGGCGGGCATCTGGCTGGCACGCGCTATACGGTCGACTCGCTGTTCGGGAGCGCCCAGGGCCATCTCGTGCTCGTGATGCTCACGCTGTGGTTCCTGCTTGCCCTGCTCGTCGAACTCGGTTCGAAAAAACTGGCAACCGGTTTCGCCCAGCGAAAAGTCCGCCAGCCAGCCCACGAGGCGCGGCCATACTTCCTTGTGGCCTCGCTGGTGGGTGTCTTGTTGTTCGTCGACGCCGGCTTCCTCTCTGTGCCGACGGCGATCCCGGTTTAG